The following are encoded in a window of Chryseobacterium sp. genomic DNA:
- a CDS encoding polysaccharide deacetylase family protein — MPFKDLVINLVSKFSGPLNAQNYPLDYCIPLYHTVSDQPLPHLKHLYRVKSEKEFEKDLDYLLKHFIFAEDWQSFTKSKKSGVPVGKKVALLTFDDGLSEFLHVAAPILERKGIYAVNFVNPAFVDQQDMLFRCKASLLVEKIQTEQADLKLLQSISGLQNAGVQEISHYILKTAYKRRALLDLIAESIGLNFTEYIRVNKPYLDLTQLQELKSKGFGIGAHSWDHPYYSELTVDEQLETTFRSLDFMKTNGFLQDAFAFPFTDYGVSKSFFEQMYQRYPHVYSFGTAGIKTDSFIQNLQRIPMEHDAAATILRRETAYFRLKAPLKKNLIIRK; from the coding sequence ATGCCTTTTAAAGACCTAGTCATCAATCTCGTGTCTAAATTTTCGGGTCCACTGAACGCCCAAAACTACCCGCTGGATTACTGTATTCCTCTTTATCACACGGTTTCGGATCAACCTTTGCCTCATCTGAAGCATTTGTATCGGGTAAAGTCTGAAAAGGAGTTTGAAAAAGATCTTGATTACCTGCTGAAACATTTCATCTTTGCAGAAGACTGGCAGAGCTTCACAAAGTCTAAGAAATCCGGAGTTCCGGTGGGTAAGAAAGTGGCTCTGCTAACCTTTGATGATGGTCTTTCCGAATTTCTGCATGTCGCAGCTCCAATTCTGGAACGAAAAGGAATTTATGCGGTAAATTTTGTGAATCCTGCGTTTGTGGATCAGCAGGATATGCTTTTTCGGTGTAAGGCCAGTCTGCTGGTTGAAAAAATCCAAACTGAACAAGCCGATCTGAAACTGCTGCAAAGTATAAGCGGTTTACAAAATGCCGGCGTACAGGAAATAAGCCATTATATTTTAAAGACCGCATATAAACGGCGGGCATTGCTGGATCTGATTGCCGAATCCATTGGCCTTAATTTTACTGAATACATCCGGGTAAATAAACCCTATCTGGACCTCACCCAGCTGCAGGAACTCAAAAGTAAAGGCTTTGGCATTGGAGCGCACAGTTGGGATCATCCTTATTATTCAGAACTGACTGTTGATGAGCAGTTGGAAACCACATTCCGAAGTTTGGATTTCATGAAAACGAACGGTTTCCTGCAGGATGCATTCGCATTTCCCTTCACGGATTATGGCGTAAGCAAATCTTTCTTCGAGCAGATGTACCAAAGGTATCCCCATGTCTACAGTTTCGGCACGGCCGGAATCAAAACCGATTCCTTCATCCAAAATCTTCAAAGAATTCCTATGGAACATGATGCGGCGGCCACTATCCTGCGCAGGGAAACAGCTTACTTCCGCCTGAAGGCACCGCTAAAGAAAAACCTCATTATCCGTAAATAA
- a CDS encoding O-acetyl-ADP-ribose deacetylase, with amino-acid sequence MIELIKGDITKITCDAVVNAANSSLLGGGGVDGAIHRAGGSEILADCRKIIARQGGCKTGEAVITTAGKLPAKYVIHTVGPVWKGGSNGEDAQLANCYVNSLNLALKNGCKTVAFPNISTGVYGFPKERAARIAVTAAQEFIQNRSIGKIIFVCFDDENYKLYQNILSSPT; translated from the coding sequence ATGATTGAATTGATTAAGGGAGATATCACTAAAATTACCTGCGATGCCGTTGTTAATGCCGCCAACAGTTCACTTCTGGGTGGCGGAGGTGTGGATGGCGCTATACACCGTGCCGGCGGTTCTGAAATTCTGGCAGATTGCCGGAAAATTATTGCACGCCAGGGTGGCTGCAAGACCGGGGAAGCTGTAATTACAACCGCCGGCAAACTTCCGGCAAAGTACGTCATCCACACCGTAGGGCCGGTGTGGAAGGGCGGAAGTAATGGTGAGGACGCGCAGCTGGCCAACTGTTATGTGAATTCCCTGAACTTAGCCTTAAAAAATGGCTGTAAGACGGTTGCCTTTCCAAACATCAGCACAGGAGTCTACGGATTTCCAAAGGAACGTGCCGCCCGCATTGCGGTAACTGCGGCTCAGGAATTCATCCAAAATCGAAGTATCGGTAAGATAATTTTTGTTTGTTTTGATGATGAAAATTATAAACTGTACCAAAATATACTCTCCTCGCCGACCTAG
- a CDS encoding M16 family metallopeptidase — protein MLKTKYTAVSHTDANGYRYIIVENDENDVRIYTLKNGLQVYLAQNFDAPRIQTYIPVRTGSNNDPADNTGLAHYLEHMMFKGTSKIGTLDWESESALLEEIAELYEQHKAETDPERKKDIYRKIDEVSQRASKFALANEYDKCISALGASGTNAHTWLNETVYKNNIPKNELERWLKIEKERFSELVLRLFHTELESVYEEFNRAQDHDGRLVNNALMELLFPTHQNGQQTTLGKAEHLKNPSMKAIHRYFDEFYVPNNYAMVLVGDLEFNETIRLVDEYFGEFSYRELPARTPVVEEPMTGIVSRMVKSPTVPRLQLAWRTDSYGTDEALLADLTAHILSNSGEAGLLDLHINNAQKALYATAYATAYNEYGYFSIVVVPKEEQTLDEAKELVLAELEKIKQGDFPEWLLPAIINDFKVQRVKGLETADGLATNLYQTYIRKQTWQDELAEMDRYESISKEEIVQFANRFFLDNYAIVYKEKGVNEDLLRVENPGITPVTINRDAESDFLKSLLAEKTEDIQPEFIDYKNEIEVMVQDGVKFSFVANRFNNLAQVHYIFPFGSDHDRELALATQVLQYLGTAAISPDELKQEFYKIGISHEFKTAPDQLTISLTGLEENMVKGVELLHHWIQDALPDGAVYDEYIETILESRNAAKRDKGRIMRALQNYAKFGTESRSRDVVSEQRLREITCKELTDKLKELLSFPHEIFLYGNSMQDLKAACIPFLRKITATVPQRKIYPQPETGGKVYFVDYDMVQTELSLLGRAGKVDTSTFGRINVFNEYFGSGLSSIIFQELRESRSLAYSAYAVYHSSPELQDADYITTYIGTQPDKLETAVQAMEELMVNLPKYEAQFESARQATLKQLASGRVTRTNIFFNHLRLQKLGIDYDLRKDMYAEVAELTLDGLEKFYKEKIQPVKYNVAVMGKRENLDQEVLGQMGTVSELTLDEVFGY, from the coding sequence GCGCGTTGCTGGAAGAGATCGCTGAACTTTACGAGCAGCATAAAGCTGAAACAGACCCAGAACGGAAAAAAGACATTTACAGGAAAATTGATGAGGTTTCCCAGCGGGCAAGCAAGTTTGCTTTGGCCAACGAATATGACAAGTGTATTTCAGCACTGGGCGCATCCGGAACGAATGCCCACACCTGGCTGAATGAGACCGTTTATAAGAACAATATTCCGAAAAATGAACTTGAACGATGGCTAAAGATTGAAAAAGAGAGGTTCAGCGAACTTGTCCTGCGCCTGTTCCATACCGAACTGGAATCAGTGTATGAAGAGTTCAACCGTGCGCAGGATCACGATGGGAGGCTGGTCAATAATGCGCTTATGGAACTGCTGTTCCCGACTCACCAGAACGGGCAGCAAACAACGCTTGGAAAGGCAGAACACCTGAAGAATCCTTCCATGAAGGCCATACACCGTTATTTTGACGAGTTTTATGTGCCGAACAATTATGCCATGGTCCTGGTGGGCGATCTTGAATTTAACGAGACCATCCGCCTGGTTGATGAATATTTCGGTGAATTCAGTTACCGCGAACTGCCTGCTAGAACTCCTGTGGTGGAAGAGCCTATGACGGGCATTGTGAGCCGCATGGTAAAAAGTCCTACGGTGCCGAGACTGCAGCTGGCCTGGAGAACCGACAGCTATGGAACAGATGAAGCCTTGCTGGCAGATCTGACCGCGCACATCCTAAGCAATAGTGGCGAAGCCGGGCTTTTGGACCTTCACATCAATAACGCACAAAAAGCACTTTATGCCACAGCATATGCCACCGCATATAATGAATATGGCTATTTTTCAATAGTTGTAGTGCCTAAGGAGGAGCAGACTTTGGATGAGGCTAAAGAACTTGTCCTGGCAGAACTTGAAAAAATAAAGCAGGGGGATTTTCCGGAATGGTTGCTGCCTGCCATCATCAACGACTTCAAGGTACAGCGTGTGAAAGGTCTTGAAACTGCTGACGGTCTGGCTACAAACCTCTACCAAACTTATATCCGAAAACAAACGTGGCAGGACGAACTTGCGGAAATGGACAGGTATGAATCCATCAGCAAGGAAGAAATTGTTCAGTTTGCCAATAGGTTTTTCCTTGATAATTACGCCATTGTTTACAAAGAAAAAGGGGTGAACGAAGATCTTTTGCGTGTAGAAAATCCCGGAATTACGCCCGTGACCATCAACCGGGATGCCGAATCAGATTTCTTAAAATCTTTGCTGGCAGAAAAAACAGAAGACATCCAGCCCGAATTCATCGACTATAAAAATGAAATTGAAGTGATGGTGCAAGACGGTGTAAAATTCAGTTTTGTGGCAAACCGTTTCAATAATCTGGCGCAGGTACACTATATTTTTCCCTTCGGCAGTGATCATGACCGCGAACTTGCCCTGGCCACACAGGTGCTGCAGTACCTTGGTACTGCGGCTATATCGCCGGATGAACTGAAGCAGGAATTTTATAAAATCGGGATATCGCATGAATTTAAGACCGCACCGGATCAGTTAACTATAAGTTTAACCGGTCTTGAAGAAAATATGGTTAAAGGTGTGGAACTTCTGCATCACTGGATTCAGGATGCCTTACCCGACGGGGCTGTTTACGATGAATATATAGAAACCATACTGGAGAGCCGCAATGCCGCAAAACGTGATAAGGGCAGGATTATGCGTGCACTTCAGAATTATGCGAAGTTCGGCACGGAATCGCGTTCCCGTGACGTAGTTTCTGAGCAAAGACTGCGCGAAATTACCTGCAAAGAACTTACGGACAAGTTAAAGGAACTTTTGTCCTTCCCTCACGAGATCTTCCTGTACGGGAACAGCATGCAGGATCTTAAAGCGGCCTGCATACCATTTCTCAGAAAGATCACTGCCACAGTTCCGCAAAGAAAAATATACCCCCAGCCGGAAACGGGAGGCAAAGTATACTTTGTAGATTATGACATGGTGCAGACGGAGCTCAGTTTGCTGGGACGCGCGGGAAAGGTAGATACTTCCACTTTTGGACGCATTAATGTTTTTAATGAGTATTTCGGCAGCGGTCTTTCCTCCATTATCTTTCAGGAACTGCGTGAAAGCAGAAGTTTGGCCTATTCGGCTTACGCTGTTTATCACTCGTCACCCGAATTACAGGACGCGGACTACATTACCACTTATATCGGTACGCAACCGGACAAACTGGAAACTGCAGTGCAGGCTATGGAAGAGTTAATGGTGAATCTTCCGAAATATGAGGCACAGTTTGAAAGTGCCCGGCAGGCTACTCTGAAGCAACTGGCCTCCGGCCGTGTAACAAGGACCAATATTTTCTTCAATCATCTCAGATTGCAGAAGCTGGGCATTGACTATGATTTACGGAAAGATATGTATGCGGAGGTGGCAGAACTTACCCTGGACGGACTGGAAAAATTCTATAAAGAAAAAATTCAGCCTGTAAAATATAATGTCGCTGTAATGGGGAAACGTGAGAACCTTGATCAGGAAGTCCTGGGACAGATGGGCACTGTCAGTGAGCTTACGCTGGACGAAGTTTTTGGCTACTAA
- the ligA gene encoding NAD-dependent DNA ligase LigA, translated as MTDNIQKKIEDLRTELHQHNYNYYTLDEPSISDFEFDMLLKELQELEAKHPEFYDANSPTMRVGGAITKNFPTVTHQFRMYSLDNSYDFVDLEDWEKRLQRTLDEPVEYVAELKYDGASISILYENGLLKEAVTRGDGFRGDEITPNVKTISDIPLQIKGDFPDKFYVRGEIYLTRKNFDKINKRREEEGFDPFMNPRNTASGSLKIQDSAEVRKRGLSSVLYQFISEENTAATHWELLQKTKSWGFRISEQMKLCKSLDEVKEFITYWDSHRHELSFDIDGIVVKVNSLAQQKKLGYTAKSPRWATAHKFKAEKVETQLQKVTYQVGRTGAITPVANLKPVLLAGTVVKRASLHNEDIIAKLDLHDHDFVYVEKGGEIIPKIVGVNHDKREAGSLPIQYIKNCPECGTELVKVEDQAIHFCPNDLHCPPQVVGRMIHYVSRKALNIDNLGSETIEQLYRAKLVENPADFYALTKEQLLPLERMAERSAQNIIEGIEKSKEIPFEKVLYGIGIKHVGETVAKKLAKNFQSIEELKNATADELVQVEDIGGKIAITITAFLQNPENLLMLERLKAYGVQLEAGENTNEVLSNTFEGKTFLFTGKLSLFTRDEAEEMVEKHGGKNISAVSKNLNYLVVGEKAGSKLKKAQEIGTIEVLDEQQFLDLIS; from the coding sequence ATGACCGACAATATTCAAAAAAAAATAGAAGACCTACGCACAGAACTTCATCAGCATAACTATAACTATTATACGCTGGATGAGCCTTCCATTTCTGATTTTGAATTTGACATGCTGCTGAAAGAACTTCAGGAATTGGAAGCAAAACATCCGGAATTTTATGACGCCAATTCACCTACAATGCGGGTGGGAGGAGCCATTACCAAAAACTTCCCTACTGTTACCCACCAGTTCAGAATGTATTCCCTGGACAATTCTTATGATTTCGTCGATTTGGAAGATTGGGAAAAACGGCTGCAGCGAACTTTAGACGAACCTGTTGAGTATGTGGCAGAACTCAAATATGACGGAGCCTCCATTTCAATCCTTTACGAAAACGGCCTGCTGAAGGAGGCAGTAACACGCGGCGACGGTTTCCGCGGCGATGAGATTACACCTAACGTGAAAACCATTTCAGATATTCCGTTGCAGATTAAAGGTGATTTTCCTGATAAATTCTATGTTAGAGGCGAAATTTACCTGACCCGAAAAAACTTTGACAAGATCAACAAAAGACGGGAGGAAGAAGGTTTCGACCCGTTCATGAACCCGCGGAATACAGCCAGCGGCAGTCTGAAGATTCAGGATTCGGCAGAAGTTAGGAAACGCGGACTGTCTTCCGTTCTGTATCAGTTTATTTCCGAAGAAAATACCGCTGCAACGCATTGGGAACTTTTGCAGAAAACGAAGTCGTGGGGTTTCAGAATTTCGGAGCAGATGAAACTTTGTAAAAGCCTGGACGAAGTAAAGGAGTTCATCACCTACTGGGATAGCCACCGTCATGAATTGAGCTTTGATATAGACGGAATTGTAGTGAAAGTGAACAGCCTGGCTCAGCAGAAAAAGTTGGGTTACACAGCAAAATCCCCGCGCTGGGCCACAGCGCACAAGTTCAAGGCAGAGAAGGTGGAAACGCAGCTTCAAAAGGTAACCTATCAGGTAGGACGAACCGGAGCCATAACACCCGTAGCCAACCTGAAACCGGTCCTGCTGGCCGGAACCGTAGTAAAGAGAGCGAGTTTGCACAATGAGGACATCATAGCCAAACTAGACCTTCACGATCATGACTTTGTTTATGTTGAGAAAGGCGGCGAAATCATTCCAAAGATTGTGGGGGTAAATCATGACAAAAGAGAAGCCGGCAGTTTGCCCATCCAATACATAAAAAATTGCCCCGAATGCGGTACTGAACTGGTTAAGGTGGAAGATCAGGCCATTCACTTTTGCCCGAATGACCTGCACTGTCCGCCACAGGTGGTGGGTCGGATGATCCATTATGTCTCGCGCAAAGCCCTGAACATAGATAATCTGGGGAGCGAAACCATTGAACAGCTTTACCGGGCGAAACTGGTGGAAAACCCAGCCGATTTTTACGCTTTGACAAAAGAGCAGCTTTTACCACTGGAAAGGATGGCCGAAAGATCGGCCCAAAATATCATAGAAGGAATAGAAAAATCAAAGGAAATACCTTTCGAAAAAGTCCTTTACGGAATTGGCATTAAGCATGTGGGCGAGACTGTAGCTAAGAAACTGGCCAAGAATTTCCAAAGTATTGAAGAACTGAAAAACGCTACGGCCGATGAGCTGGTTCAGGTGGAGGATATTGGAGGAAAGATTGCGATAACCATCACTGCGTTCCTTCAGAATCCTGAAAACCTGCTGATGCTGGAGCGCCTAAAGGCGTATGGTGTACAGTTGGAAGCAGGCGAAAACACGAATGAAGTTCTGAGCAATACTTTTGAAGGCAAGACCTTTCTTTTTACCGGTAAACTCTCACTTTTCACGCGCGACGAAGCTGAAGAAATGGTAGAAAAACATGGCGGAAAAAATATTTCAGCGGTCTCTAAAAACCTTAACTATCTGGTGGTTGGTGAGAAAGCGGGCAGCAAACTTAAAAAAGCACAGGAAATAGGCACGATAGAAGTGTTGGATGAGCAGCAGTTTCTGGATTTGATAAGTTAA
- a CDS encoding heavy metal translocating P-type ATPase — protein sequence MSKECCSIEEKPQKNGPNTRPSPKDKNENKTEDGHNHDHSHDSGEKTTVQHFLPAIISLTLLSIGLLLQYVLKPDWLNEGLRLALYLASYIPVGFPVIREAWHSIKHGDFFSEFFLMTIATIGAFAIGEYPEAVAVMLFYSVGEVFQAMAVQKAKLNIKSLLDQRPDEVTVIENKIPRLIKAQSAANGQMIQLKPGEKLALDGKLITESASFNTAALTGESKPRTYKSGDIVLAGMINVNTLSLVEVTTPYEDSKLSRILEMVQNATSQKAKTELFIRKFARVYTPIVVVLALSICLLPYFLVADYEFRDWLYRALVFLVISCPCALVISIPLGYFGGIGAGSRNGILFKGSNFLDVLAGIRHVVMDKTGTMTEGVFKVQEVYIREGFNKDEVLQRINTLESKSTHPIATAIREFVGPLIHTEVQNFEEIAGHGLRGILDGKEYLAGNFKLMDKFNIDHQIEHSSISDTLVAVAVDGKFAGYLTISDQIKKDAADAVKELKKLGVNITMLSGDKTAVVKEVADKIGITDAYGDLLPEDKVTKVKALKSGQKSVAFVGDGVNDAPVVALSDVGIAMGGLGSDATVESADVVIQDDRPSRIPMAIRIGRETKKIVWQNIIMAFGVKAVVLILGAGGLASMWEAVFADVGVALLAILNAVRIQHKNFSSNK from the coding sequence ATGTCAAAAGAATGCTGCAGTATTGAGGAAAAACCGCAGAAAAACGGCCCTAATACTAGACCATCTCCTAAAGATAAAAACGAGAATAAAACAGAAGATGGTCATAATCACGACCACAGCCACGACTCGGGCGAAAAAACAACTGTTCAGCACTTTCTGCCTGCCATTATATCACTAACGTTACTTAGTATAGGACTGCTGCTTCAGTATGTACTGAAGCCAGACTGGTTAAATGAGGGCTTAAGACTGGCATTATACCTGGCGTCTTATATACCGGTCGGTTTTCCGGTAATAAGGGAAGCCTGGCACAGTATTAAGCACGGCGATTTCTTTTCTGAATTTTTCCTGATGACCATTGCAACCATTGGTGCTTTTGCTATTGGCGAATATCCGGAGGCCGTGGCCGTAATGCTGTTCTATTCTGTAGGCGAGGTATTCCAGGCTATGGCTGTCCAAAAGGCCAAACTGAACATCAAGTCGCTGCTGGACCAACGGCCGGATGAGGTGACGGTTATAGAAAACAAAATTCCGAGACTCATTAAAGCTCAGAGTGCAGCAAATGGACAGATGATCCAACTAAAGCCGGGTGAAAAACTGGCTTTGGACGGAAAACTGATTACCGAGTCGGCATCATTCAATACCGCTGCGCTCACAGGTGAAAGCAAGCCCCGCACATATAAAAGCGGCGATATCGTGCTTGCGGGAATGATTAATGTCAACACTTTGTCTCTGGTAGAAGTTACCACACCCTACGAAGATTCAAAACTGTCACGCATTTTGGAAATGGTTCAGAACGCCACTTCCCAAAAAGCGAAAACCGAACTTTTTATACGCAAATTTGCCAGAGTGTACACGCCCATCGTCGTCGTACTCGCATTGTCCATCTGTCTGTTACCCTATTTCTTGGTAGCTGATTATGAATTCCGGGACTGGCTGTACCGGGCGCTTGTGTTTCTCGTAATTTCCTGCCCGTGTGCTTTAGTCATTTCCATTCCTCTCGGATATTTTGGGGGCATTGGCGCCGGCAGCCGGAACGGTATTCTATTTAAAGGAAGTAATTTCCTGGATGTACTGGCAGGTATAAGGCATGTAGTTATGGATAAAACCGGAACCATGACAGAAGGTGTTTTTAAGGTTCAGGAAGTATACATTCGGGAAGGTTTTAACAAAGATGAAGTTTTACAGCGTATCAACACGCTTGAAAGCAAATCTACCCATCCTATCGCGACGGCAATCCGGGAATTTGTAGGGCCTTTAATCCATACAGAAGTACAGAATTTTGAAGAAATTGCCGGACATGGATTAAGAGGAATTTTAGATGGAAAGGAATATCTGGCCGGTAATTTTAAGCTGATGGACAAATTTAATATTGATCATCAAATTGAACATTCATCCATTTCAGACACACTTGTGGCTGTTGCTGTAGACGGGAAATTCGCTGGATATCTTACTATTTCCGATCAGATTAAAAAAGATGCAGCCGATGCGGTGAAAGAACTTAAAAAACTGGGTGTCAATATTACGATGCTTAGCGGCGACAAAACAGCTGTAGTAAAGGAGGTTGCAGATAAAATTGGCATTACGGATGCTTATGGTGATCTGTTACCTGAAGATAAGGTCACTAAAGTAAAGGCACTTAAATCCGGGCAGAAAAGCGTGGCCTTTGTTGGTGATGGCGTAAACGACGCCCCTGTGGTCGCCTTGAGCGATGTGGGAATAGCCATGGGTGGACTTGGCAGCGACGCTACTGTTGAATCTGCTGATGTGGTGATTCAGGACGACAGGCCTTCCCGGATCCCAATGGCAATCCGGATAGGTCGCGAAACCAAAAAGATAGTCTGGCAAAACATCATCATGGCATTTGGCGTAAAAGCGGTCGTACTGATTTTGGGTGCGGGCGGTTTAGCTTCGATGTGGGAAGCTGTTTTTGCGGATGTGGGCGTAGCACTATTAGCAATACTGAACGCAGTGAGGATACAACACAAGAATTTTTCATCAAATAAATAA
- a CDS encoding S46 family peptidase, which yields MINTRKVLITALLLPAALAFGQQYGGMWIPTELNEKEMKQLGMKISAKQIFDTSKPSIKDAVVQFNGGCTAEIISPQGLLLTNHHCGYGQIQSHSSVQNDYLTDGFWAKNMTGELPNPGVTVDFIADIKEVTGTVLAGTQNLEGKAAEELINKNIEKAKAAFKLEPWQKVVVKPMYYGNKYYAYVIETYKDVRLVGAPPSSIGKFGSDTDNWVWPRHTGDFAMFRIYADKNNKPAEYSKDNIPYKPKYFLPVSIKDKQENDFTFVFGFPGRTTEYLPAIAVEKVMTEIDPAMISVREVALKTLDAKMRTDAATRIKYASKYASIANYWKKWIGEVEGLKKSDAVGKKQRYEQSLIAKNAKIKPTIDGLNRLYTEQAPYALNRAYYTEVVRNAETLTLANQYLSFMQNYEAGKIDSKTMTAFTDRLAGFYKNYSGELDAVVTAELLALYANKTPQQFLPANFSQYKDDKKNIPVIEEWSKNSIITGRKAFNGATVDTDINKVFANPTELIKTLKNDPLLKLAAAMREAYLSSTDAKVSSLQAEIDVLQKKYMAQQMETDKDRQFFPDANSTLRVTYGQVKGSNPRDAVTYGYQTHVAGIMEKYIPGDYEFDVPKKLIDLYNSKDYGIYKDKTGDVPVNFTATNHTTGGNSGSPALDANGNLIGLNFDRQWEGTMSDINFDPRFSRNIMVDTKYILFIIDKYADAKWLIDEMKIVK from the coding sequence ATGATTAATACAAGAAAAGTGCTGATAACAGCACTCTTACTTCCTGCAGCCCTGGCCTTCGGGCAGCAGTACGGCGGAATGTGGATTCCCACCGAGCTTAATGAAAAGGAGATGAAGCAACTGGGAATGAAGATTTCCGCAAAACAGATCTTTGACACTTCCAAACCAAGTATTAAAGATGCAGTAGTTCAGTTCAATGGTGGGTGTACTGCGGAAATTATTTCGCCTCAGGGGCTTCTGCTCACCAATCATCACTGTGGTTACGGACAGATCCAAAGTCACAGTTCAGTTCAGAACGATTATCTTACAGATGGCTTTTGGGCCAAAAACATGACCGGCGAACTGCCAAATCCGGGAGTTACAGTTGATTTTATTGCTGACATAAAGGAAGTTACCGGAACAGTGCTGGCCGGCACTCAAAATTTGGAAGGAAAAGCAGCTGAAGAGCTGATTAATAAAAACATTGAAAAAGCCAAAGCCGCTTTCAAACTTGAGCCCTGGCAAAAGGTGGTTGTAAAACCTATGTATTATGGCAATAAATATTACGCATATGTAATTGAGACATACAAAGATGTCCGTTTGGTAGGTGCACCGCCGTCCAGCATCGGGAAATTCGGTTCTGATACGGACAACTGGGTATGGCCACGTCATACAGGCGACTTTGCGATGTTCAGGATTTATGCCGATAAGAACAACAAGCCTGCGGAATATTCCAAAGATAATATTCCCTACAAACCGAAATATTTCCTTCCGGTCTCTATAAAGGACAAGCAGGAAAATGATTTTACCTTTGTTTTTGGTTTCCCGGGCAGAACAACAGAATATCTTCCGGCTATTGCAGTGGAAAAAGTAATGACCGAGATTGACCCGGCCATGATTTCAGTTCGTGAGGTAGCACTGAAAACACTTGACGCTAAAATGCGTACAGATGCCGCCACCCGTATTAAATATGCTTCCAAGTACGCTTCCATTGCCAACTACTGGAAAAAATGGATAGGCGAAGTGGAAGGCCTTAAAAAATCGGATGCCGTGGGTAAAAAGCAGCGCTATGAGCAGTCACTGATTGCCAAAAACGCTAAGATCAAGCCTACCATTGACGGCCTGAACCGACTTTATACTGAACAGGCTCCTTACGCCCTGAACCGAGCGTACTATACCGAAGTGGTGCGGAACGCAGAAACACTTACCCTGGCTAATCAGTATTTAAGTTTTATGCAGAATTATGAAGCCGGGAAAATAGACAGCAAGACCATGACTGCCTTCACTGACCGTTTAGCAGGTTTTTACAAAAATTACAGTGGTGAGCTTGATGCTGTCGTAACTGCTGAACTGCTTGCACTTTATGCCAATAAGACACCACAGCAATTCCTTCCTGCAAATTTTAGCCAGTACAAGGACGATAAGAAGAATATCCCGGTAATCGAGGAATGGTCCAAAAACTCCATTATTACAGGCAGAAAAGCATTTAACGGTGCTACTGTGGATACTGACATCAATAAGGTTTTTGCGAATCCAACGGAACTGATAAAGACGCTGAAAAATGATCCGTTACTGAAACTGGCGGCGGCAATGAGAGAAGCCTATCTTTCTTCTACAGATGCCAAAGTTTCTTCACTTCAGGCTGAAATCGATGTGCTTCAGAAAAAATACATGGCCCAGCAAATGGAAACCGATAAGGACCGTCAGTTCTTCCCTGATGCCAACTCTACCCTGCGTGTAACCTACGGTCAGGTGAAGGGATCCAATCCAAGGGATGCTGTAACTTATGGCTATCAGACCCACGTGGCGGGAATTATGGAGAAATATATCCCTGGAGATTATGAATTTGATGTTCCGAAAAAACTCATCGACCTGTATAATTCCAAAGATTACGGCATTTACAAGGATAAGACTGGCGATGTTCCTGTCAACTTCACGGCTACCAACCATACCACCGGTGGTAATTCCGGAAGTCCGGCCCTTGATGCAAATGGTAACTTGATCGGTCTGAACTTCGACAGACAATGGGAAGGAACCATGAGTGACATTAACTTCGATCCCCGTTTCAGCCGGAACATTATGGTTGATACCAAATATATTCTTTTCATCATTGATAAGTATGCCGATGCAAAATGGCTTATCGATGAAATGAAAATCGTCAAATAA